The Magnolia sinica isolate HGM2019 chromosome 9, MsV1, whole genome shotgun sequence genome contains a region encoding:
- the LOC131255195 gene encoding receptor-like protein 7, producing the protein MALFLSSKNNPAFLILFFLSSLLFLTTQQCNHHHFSALLHLKHRFNFIDDYTLSTLPSWNSNNTDCCTWERITCDGPTGHVISLDLSELYISGRIDFESLFRLQSLQRLNLAYNYFDHSPFPSGFDQLTRLTHLNLSSFSFYGQIPLEISRLTSLVSLDLSFNEYWNGSSGKHLKLENPSIGAVVQNLSNLSELYLDWVHILLQGQTLDLPLPTLRKLSLRECECGLHGKFPESVFQLPNLQIIEISGNPLVAINLPEFPQNNTLQILILSGTGFSGKIPDSVSNLKFLSKLDLSNCNLSGSLPSSLSNLTKLQFLDLSHNRLSGPIPSSYGNELQNLKEITLWNNLLNGTIPSSLFSLSSLLLLDLRGNQLSGQLGEFHNASSSQLEFLHLDSNKLQGMIPRFIFQLTKLQLLHLSSNNFSGVVELGLFQNLKNLNSLDLSDNNLSVQYGSGNSTFVSIPQFQSLLLCSCNISTFPNFLRNQVQLMELDLSYNKISGEIPKWIWEVGNGSLISLNLSHNVLQGIKPSPHLLLSDFQFIDLSFNMLKGSLPIPSPSVLFFSVSNNSLGGEIPRSVCNATSLTVLDLSHNHFIGQIPSCLGEIGDALSVLNLQGNAFNGTLLQTFKEGCNIQMLDLSGNQLEGRVPRSLANCKMLEVLNLGNNQIHDTFPLWLGALSQLRVLILRSNQFHGAIGHPLTNHPFPLLQIFDLSFNSFEGNLPSNMFKSWKAMMEEDKSQSLVPGKMMNGSSIYYQNKVSLLSKGLMMEVVKILTTFTVVDLLGNKFDGDIPESIGDLKSLHVLNMSNNYLTGRIPISFKNLRDLESLDLSQNKLLGEFPWKLTELTFLEGSLPIPSPSIIFLSVSNNSLSGEIPLSVCNAKSLTVLDLSYNRFIGQIPPCFSEIGDALIVLNLQGNAFNGTLLQTFKEGCNIQTLDLSENQLEGQVPRSLANCKVLEVLNLGNNHMHDTFPLWMEAFSYLRILVLRSNQFHGTIGHPLTNNPFPLLQIIDLSSNCFEGNLPSNMFKSWKAMMGEEKSQSSVLGKMIKGSIYYQNKVSLVNKGLQMELVKILTAFTVVDLSENKFQGDIPESIGDLKSLHVLNMSNNYLTGRIPTSFEKLRDLESLDLSQNKLSGEIPWQLAELTFLEVLNLSQNLLVGTIPQSRQFLTFNNESFKRNLGLCGPPLSNKCEDAKSAPSPTLSTSHSERKYDWELMWLGFGVGYGVGVGMLFWTLALWRKGRREFYIFVDGMLSLIFPSMVFSK; encoded by the exons ATggctctcttcctttcttctaaAAACAACCCAGCATTTCTCATTCTCTTCTTTTTAtcatctcttctctttctcactaCCCAACAATGCAACCATCATCACTTCTCTGCTTTACTCCACCTCAAGCATCGTTTTAACTTCATTGATGATTACACCCTCTCTACTCTCCCCTCTTGGAATTCAAACAATACCGATTGCTGCACTTGGGAACGCATCACGTGCGATGGACCCACTGGTCACGTGATCAGCCTCGACCTCAGTGAGCTCTATATCTCTGGTCGGATTGATTTTGAAAGCCTCTTTCGTCTTCAGAGCCTCCAGAGGCTCAACCTCGCTTACAATTACTTCGATCACTCTCCATTCCCATctgggtttgaccagctcaccaggttgacccatctcaacctctcttCGTTTTCCTTTTATGGCCAAATCCCACTGGAAATCTCCCGCTTGACCTCTTTGGTTTCTCTCGATCTTTCTTTCAATGAATATTGGAATGGTTCCTCCGGTAAACACctgaaactcgaaaacccaagcaTTGGAGCAGTcgtccaaaacctgtccaatctgAGTGAACTCTATCTGGACTGGGTACACATATTACTGCAGGGCCAGACCTTAGATTTGCCACTCCCTACTCTCCGCAAGTTGAGCTTACGAGAATGTG AGTGTGGATTGCATGGAAAATTCCCTGAGAGTGTTTTCCAGCTGCCAAATCTACAAATCATTGAAATATCAGgcaatccacttgtagctatcaatttGCCGGAGTTCCCTCAAAACAATACTCTACAGATTTTGATCCTTTCAGGCACAGGGTTTTCAGGAAAGATACCAGATTCGGTCAGTAATCTCAAATTCTTGAGTAAATTAGACCTCAGCAATTGCAACTTGTCTGGATCATTACCATCCTCACTTTCAAACCTTACCAAACTTCAATTCTTGGATCTTTCACACAATAGATTGAGCGGTCCAATTCCTTCCTCCTATGGAAATGAGCTTCAAAATCTCAAAGAGATAACCTTATGGAATAATTTGCTTAATGggaccattccatcatcattgttttcactcTCATCATTACTACTGTTGGATCTGCGAGGTAACCAACTTAGTGGTCAACTTGGTGAGTTCCACAATGCCTCTTCTTCACAGCTGGAGTTCCTCCATTTGGATAGCAATAAATTGCAGGGGATGATACCCAGATTTATCTTTCAACTTaccaagcttcaactacttcaccTTTCTTCCAATAATTTCAGTGGTGTTGTGGAGCTAGGCTTATTTCAAAACCTCAAAAATCTTAACTCTCTGGATCTTTCAGATAACAACTTGTCAGTCCAATATGGCAGTGGTAATTCCACATTTGTTTCCATCCCCCAGTTTCAATCTTTGTTGTTATGTTCTTGCAACATCAGCACATTTCCAAATTTCTTGAGAAATCAAGTGCAGTTGATGGAACTGGACCTTTCCTACAATAAAATTAGTGGTGAAATACCCAAATGGATATGGGAGGTTGGCAATGGGTCTTTAATCTCTTTAAATCTTTCTCACAACGTTCTGCAGGGAATAAAACCATCTCCCCATCTTTTGTTGAGTGACTTTCAGTTTATTGACCTTAGCTTCAACATGTTGAAAGGTTCACTTCCAATCCCATCACCCTCCGTCCTATTCTTTTCAGTTTCAAACAATAGCcttggtggtgaaatccctcgATCAGTTTGCAATGCAACATCCCTAACAGTCCTTGATTTATCTCACAATCACTTCATTGGTCAGATTCCATCATGTTTGGGTGAGATTGGTGATGCCCTGTCTGTGTTGAATCTTCAAGGAAATGCTTTCAATGGCACCTTACTTCAGACATTTAAAGAGGGATGCAACATACAAATGCTTGATCTCAGTGGGAATCAATTAGAGGGCCGAGTGCCAAGGTCTTTGGCCAATTGCAAAATGTTGGAGGTATTAAACTTGGGAAACAATCAAATACATGACACCTTCCCTTTATGGTTGGGAGCTTTGTCCCAGTTGCGTGTTCTCatcttgagatccaaccaatttcaTGGCGCCATTGGTCATCCTCTAACAAATCACCCTTTCCCTCTGTTACAAATTTTCGACCTCTCTTTCAATAGCTTTGAGGGTAATTTGCCATCAAATATGTTCAAGAGCtggaaggcaatgatggaagaggACAAATCCCAATCTTTGGTCCCTGGCAAAATGATGAACGGAAGTTCCATATACTATCAAAACAAAGTATCTCTTCTCAGCAAAGGGCTAATGATGGAAGTGGTAAAGATCCTTACTACCTTCACCGTAGTGGATCTCTTAGGAAACAAATTTGATGGGGATATCCCAGAATCAATTGGGGATCTGAAGTCGCTCCATGTTctcaatatgtccaacaactatTTAACAGGCCGAATTCCAATTTCATTTAAGAATCTAAGAGATTTGGAGTCATTGGATCTCTCACAAAATAAATTGTTAGGGGAGTTCCCTTGGAAGCTAACAGAGCTAACATTTCTTGAAGGCTCACTTCCAATCCCATCGCCCTCCATCATTTTCTTGTCAGTTTCAAACAATAGCCTAAGTGGAGAAATCCCTCTATCAGTTTGCAATGCAAAATCCCTGACGGTCCTTGATTTATCTTACAATCGCTTCATTGGTCAGATTCCACCGTGTTTCAGTGAGATTGGTGATGCCCTTATTGTGTTGAATCTTCAAGGAAATGCTTTCAATGGAACATTGCTTCAGACATTTAAAGAGGGATGTAACATACAAACACTTGATCTCAGTGAAAATCAATTAGAAGGCCAAGTGCCAAGGTCTTTGGCCAACTGCAAAGTTTTGGAGGTATTAAACCTTGGAAACAATCACATGCATGATACCTTCCCCTTATGGATGGAAGCTTTTTCCTACTTGCGCATTCTTGTCTTGAGATCTAACCAATTTCATGGCACCATTGGGCATCCTCTTACAAATAACCCATTCCCACTATTACAAATCATCGATCTCTCTTCCAATTGCTTCGAGGGTAATTTGCCATCAAATATGTTCAAGAGCTGGAAGGCAATGATGGGGGAGGAGAAATCCCAATCATCGGTCCTTGGCAAAATGATAAAAGGCTCCATATATTATCAAAACAAAGTATCTCTAGTCAACAAAGGGCTACAAATGGAATTGGTAAAGATCCTTACTGCCTTCACCGTAGTGGATCTCTCAGAGAACAAATTTCAAGGGGATATCCCGGAATCAATTGGGGATTTGAAGTCGCTCCATGTGctcaatatgtccaacaactatTTAACAGGTCGAATTCCAACATCATTTGAGAAATTAAGGGATCTCGAGTCATTAGATCTCTCGCAAAATAAATTGTCAGGAGAGATCCCTTGGCAATTAGCAGAGCTGACATTTCTTGAGGTGTTGAATCTTTCACAAAACCTCCTTGTGGGAACAATACCACAAAGTCGACAGTTTCTTACATTTAATAATGAATCATTCAAAAGAAACTTAGGATTGTGTGGACCTCCACTATCAAACAAATGCGAAGATGCAAAGAGCGCACCATCGCCCACTCTGTCAACATCGCATTCCGAAAGGAAATATGATTGGGAATTAATGTGGTTAGGATTTGGAGTTGGATATGGAGTAGGCGTAGGGATGCTTTTCTGGACTCTAGCACTTTGgaggaagggaagaagagaatTCTATATATTTGTTGATGGAATGCTTTCTTTGATTTTTCCTTCCATGGTGTTTTCTAAATAG